One window of Mauremys reevesii isolate NIE-2019 linkage group 4, ASM1616193v1, whole genome shotgun sequence genomic DNA carries:
- the TOMM6 gene encoding mitochondrial import receptor subunit TOM6 homolog yields MAPGGQAGSSGSGSPGSPREGLRDWIRSACRFAADRTDFRRNLIVNLGLFAAGVWVARNLTDIDLMPPQPVA; encoded by the exons ATGGCGCCGGGCGGGCAGGCGGGAAGCAGCGGCAGCGGCAGCCCCGGGTCCCCCCGCGAGGGGCTGCGGGACTGGATCCGGAGCGCCTGCCGCTTCGCCGCCGACAGGACCGACTTCCGCAG AAACCTCATAGTTAACCTGGGGCTTTTTGCTGCTGGAGTCTGGGTAGCCCGAAACTTGACAGACATTGATTTGATGCCGCCTCAACCAGTTGCATAG